A stretch of Gemmatimonadota bacterium DNA encodes these proteins:
- a CDS encoding efflux RND transporter permease subunit, with product MKLIEFSTRRRVTVTMFVAAAVLFGMVAFQRLSINLLPDITYPTLTVRTEYEGTAPSEMERLITEPIEGSVGVVNGVIRVTSASRPGISDVVVEFAWGTDMDFASLDVREKLDQVRLPQDVRKPVLLRFDPSLDPIMRIGLYGEESLISLRLLAEEEIKPELESLEGVASVRVNGGLEEEIQVEIDQPKLAALRIPLSQVVNRLAQENVNLTGGELKDGEAEYLVRTFNEFKTIEEIQDIVVGQRQGTIITLADVGLVTRGHRERTVITRIDQQESVELAIYKEGDANTVTVAQAVKEAIAQFRRTSGDLLGNSRMEVVSDQSTFIRDSVSEVLNTAILGGFLAIIVLYLFLQSPKSTGIISVSIPISVVATFFLMYASDVSLNIMSLGGLALGIGMLVDNSIVVLESVQRYQESGMSPREATNKGGSEVGQAVVASTMTTICVFVPIVFVEGIAGQLFRDQALTVTYSLVASLLVALTVIPMLASLEFSWIGEFAAVEKRKKESGHKGGVEAPARIAGLLGTVVGWIGRGILACLAPLFWIFDRVIGRAYLVYPHIIRWALRHRLYVIGLAIALLGGTWTLGSRLGSELIPEMSQGAFSIAVEMPLGTPLAATTQTIQAIERLVRSQPEVRLVYSIVGTQSASGGSGGEERENVGEVNVVLHEGIIRDREIAVMDRLRQMIVEIPAVDTKFARPSLFSSRTPIEVEVAGYNLLSLQMIAGEMMARMQTITGLTDIKTTSEGGTPEVQIRFDRKRVAQMGTTINAIGEIIRNQVQGEVATQFTRGDRRVDIRVRAEEEHRSTVDDLRRLIISPNNAPSPVPLSVVADLQVEMGPAEIRRIDQERVALISANLVGRSLSAVVADLEREIDQMELPADFSIKVGGQNEEQQRSFESMQLAIGLAIFLVYLVMASQFESLVHPFVIMFAIPFALVGVFALLLITGQTISVVVLIGLIMLAGIVVNNAIVLIDYINTLRRDEGMPKMEAIAQGGRVRLRPILMTTSTTVLGLLPMALGIFNFQPLVKSIEGALDGVLSGQVFTAVMAVVGMLFPVGQGAEIRAPMAITVIGGLVVSTLVTLVLIPTLYSLTDRKE from the coding sequence ATGAAACTCATTGAATTTTCGACCCGGCGACGGGTAACAGTAACGATGTTTGTGGCTGCGGCAGTGCTATTTGGCATGGTCGCTTTTCAGCGCCTATCGATCAACCTGCTGCCCGATATCACCTATCCCACCCTGACGGTGCGCACAGAATACGAAGGCACAGCACCCTCGGAGATGGAACGTTTAATCACCGAGCCGATTGAGGGATCTGTAGGTGTGGTAAACGGAGTTATCCGGGTAACATCGGCCTCGCGCCCCGGCATATCGGATGTGGTTGTGGAATTTGCCTGGGGTACGGACATGGATTTTGCTTCTCTCGATGTTCGGGAAAAGCTCGATCAGGTACGCCTGCCACAGGACGTGAGAAAACCCGTACTGCTGAGGTTTGACCCTTCGCTGGACCCGATCATGCGTATCGGACTCTACGGCGAAGAAAGTTTGATTTCGCTACGCCTCCTGGCCGAAGAAGAAATTAAGCCCGAGTTGGAAAGCCTCGAAGGGGTCGCATCTGTGCGCGTCAATGGCGGCCTGGAAGAAGAAATTCAAGTTGAGATTGACCAGCCCAAACTGGCTGCATTGCGCATTCCTCTATCTCAGGTCGTCAATCGCTTAGCCCAGGAAAATGTGAACCTGACGGGCGGAGAACTCAAAGATGGCGAAGCAGAATACCTGGTTCGCACATTCAACGAATTTAAAACAATAGAAGAAATTCAGGATATTGTGGTGGGCCAGCGGCAGGGCACCATTATCACATTAGCCGATGTGGGGCTGGTGACCCGAGGGCATCGCGAACGCACGGTAATTACGCGCATTGATCAGCAAGAAAGTGTCGAACTGGCCATATACAAAGAGGGTGATGCCAATACTGTAACAGTTGCACAAGCCGTTAAAGAAGCCATCGCGCAATTTCGCCGCACATCCGGCGATTTGCTCGGTAATTCGCGCATGGAGGTCGTCTCGGATCAATCGACATTCATTCGAGACTCGGTCTCCGAGGTCCTCAACACCGCTATTTTGGGCGGTTTTTTGGCCATTATCGTTCTCTATCTGTTTTTGCAAAGCCCCAAAAGCACGGGCATCATCAGCGTATCTATTCCCATTTCGGTTGTTGCGACATTTTTCCTCATGTACGCATCGGATGTGAGTCTCAACATCATGTCATTGGGTGGACTCGCCCTGGGAATAGGCATGCTGGTTGACAACTCAATTGTCGTACTCGAAAGTGTACAGCGTTACCAGGAAAGCGGCATGAGTCCGCGTGAAGCGACCAATAAAGGGGGGTCGGAAGTGGGACAAGCTGTCGTGGCTTCTACAATGACGACAATATGCGTCTTTGTCCCCATTGTTTTTGTAGAAGGCATTGCCGGACAGCTCTTCCGAGATCAGGCACTTACCGTGACCTATTCGCTCGTCGCCTCCCTCCTCGTTGCCCTCACGGTCATTCCCATGCTGGCTTCGTTAGAATTTTCATGGATCGGTGAATTTGCCGCCGTAGAAAAACGCAAAAAGGAAAGCGGACACAAAGGCGGTGTCGAAGCTCCGGCTCGTATTGCGGGGTTGCTGGGCACAGTTGTAGGATGGATTGGACGCGGTATTCTGGCCTGTCTTGCACCCTTATTCTGGATTTTCGACAGAGTGATTGGACGCGCTTATCTCGTCTATCCGCACATTATCAGATGGGCACTCAGACATCGCCTGTATGTGATTGGGTTGGCAATTGCCCTTTTGGGTGGCACCTGGACACTTGGCTCGAGATTGGGCAGTGAACTGATCCCCGAAATGAGCCAGGGAGCATTCTCAATTGCAGTCGAAATGCCGCTGGGCACACCCCTTGCCGCCACAACCCAAACCATTCAAGCCATTGAGAGGCTTGTTCGCAGTCAACCCGAAGTGCGCCTGGTTTACAGCATTGTCGGTACACAATCGGCATCTGGGGGCAGCGGCGGAGAAGAAAGGGAAAATGTGGGTGAGGTCAATGTCGTACTCCACGAGGGCATTATTCGAGATCGCGAAATTGCCGTAATGGATCGCTTGCGCCAGATGATTGTAGAAATTCCCGCCGTGGATACAAAATTTGCCCGCCCATCGCTATTCTCGTCTCGCACGCCAATCGAAGTGGAAGTCGCCGGTTATAATTTGCTGTCGCTACAGATGATCGCCGGAGAAATGATGGCGCGCATGCAAACCATTACGGGACTGACAGATATTAAAACAACAAGCGAGGGCGGTACACCCGAAGTGCAAATTCGGTTTGACCGCAAGCGCGTGGCGCAAATGGGCACGACGATTAACGCCATTGGCGAGATTATCCGCAATCAGGTTCAAGGAGAGGTTGCCACACAATTTACCCGAGGAGATCGGAGAGTCGATATTCGCGTCCGCGCCGAAGAGGAACATCGAAGCACAGTAGATGATCTGAGGCGATTGATCATCAGCCCCAACAATGCCCCATCGCCGGTGCCTTTGAGTGTAGTCGCCGATTTACAGGTGGAAATGGGACCTGCTGAAATTCGCAGAATTGACCAGGAGCGCGTGGCATTGATCTCGGCCAACCTGGTGGGTCGAAGTCTGAGTGCTGTCGTCGCAGACCTCGAACGCGAAATTGATCAGATGGAGTTGCCCGCCGATTTTTCGATTAAAGTGGGTGGGCAAAATGAAGAGCAACAGCGGTCATTTGAAAGTATGCAATTGGCGATTGGGTTGGCGATTTTTCTCGTTTATCTGGTGATGGCATCGCAGTTTGAATCGCTCGTTCATCCTTTTGTAATCATGTTTGCCATACCTTTTGCGCTGGTAGGCGTTTTTGCTCTGCTCCTCATAACCGGGCAGACCATCAGTGTGGTCGTGCTCATTGGTTTGATTATGTTGGCTGGCATTGTCGTCAACAATGCCATCGTGCTCATCGATTATATCAACACGCTCCGAAGAGATGAGGGCATGCCCAAAATGGAAGCGATTGCACAAGGGGGCAGAGTGCGCCTGCGTCCCATTTTGATGACCACCTCGACGACTGTGCTCGGTTTGTTGCCCATGGCACTGGGCATTTTCAATTTTCAGCCCCTTGTCAAAAGCATCGAAGGCGCGTTGGATGGCGTGTTATCCGGGCAGGTATTCACCGCGGTCATGGCTGTGGTGGGTATGCTTTTCCCGGTAGGGCAGGGTGCAGAGATACGCGCGCCTATGGCCATTACCGTTATTGGCGGCCTGGTCGTATCAACACTGGTAACCCTGGTACTGATCCCAACGCTGTATTCGCTAACCGACCGCAAGGAGTAG
- a CDS encoding RDD family protein → MEQSRNEAFVESLQNYSLSELEDIYAHLDRDLFPERFDQVRAEIEARLKDFDPKSMDASTLTDPPGILRRLASSAIDFSMQVLVPFLIFFLLKSVLFPSAQTASAGGGRGGGRGGGGRGRGGGGGGGNQSDDLWSDITGFVGSAKDIAVGLIEGDPAAQSRAMIIWNDFGIILVILLVFRVFLTLSGWARSGFTPGMRELGIRVERVGGGTPTWSQAVGRFVLQPLLFIATLGFSGFWMLWDPDSRALHDKLLGTKLVRMVRTWEKTKTERKFE, encoded by the coding sequence ATGGAGCAGAGCCGAAATGAAGCATTTGTCGAATCGCTTCAGAACTATTCGCTTTCAGAACTCGAAGATATTTATGCACATCTGGATCGCGACCTATTTCCAGAGCGATTCGATCAAGTCAGGGCAGAAATCGAAGCGCGCTTAAAAGACTTTGATCCAAAATCTATGGACGCAAGTACGCTGACGGATCCCCCTGGGATCTTGAGACGTCTCGCGTCGAGCGCGATTGATTTCTCCATGCAAGTGCTCGTTCCTTTTTTAATTTTTTTTCTTCTCAAAAGCGTCCTTTTTCCAAGCGCGCAAACCGCAAGTGCTGGCGGCGGACGAGGCGGAGGACGAGGTGGCGGAGGACGCGGGCGAGGTGGCGGAGGCGGTGGTGGCAATCAATCCGATGATCTCTGGTCAGACATCACGGGTTTCGTAGGAAGTGCGAAGGATATCGCCGTTGGATTGATCGAGGGAGACCCCGCAGCGCAGAGCAGAGCGATGATTATCTGGAATGATTTTGGAATCATTCTGGTCATCCTGCTCGTTTTTCGAGTCTTCCTGACCTTATCGGGATGGGCGCGTTCTGGATTTACCCCGGGGATGCGCGAATTGGGCATTCGAGTCGAACGCGTTGGGGGAGGTACTCCAACCTGGTCGCAGGCTGTAGGCAGATTTGTTCTACAGCCTCTGCTTTTTATCGCAACACTGGGATTTAGTGGATTTTGGATGCTGTGGGATCCCGATAGCCGAGCACTTCACGATAAGCTTCTCGGCACAAAGCTCGTTCGCATGGTGCGCACCTGGGAAAAGACAAAAACCGAAAGAAAATTTGAATAG